In Sparus aurata chromosome 3, fSpaAur1.1, whole genome shotgun sequence, the following are encoded in one genomic region:
- the LOC115578664 gene encoding major histocompatibility complex class I-related gene protein-like isoform X1: MKTLLLLLLLCHVSSPVLHSLKHFITASTGIANIPEFVATVEVDELLVGSCDSHNRLEAIQDIAKKFSTEYPERFDRYRQQCFNVMPIYISCTYDLMSLFNQTGGVHVLQEVDGVEWDDETGEVKGFAQFGYDGEDFMKWNRKNFTWIAQRPEADIVRPIWDATELLREFYVGVLTQIYPEQLKKSVEYGRSFLLRTDLPSVSLLQKTPSSPVSCLATGFYPHRASLFWSKDGEELHEEVDHGEILTNHDGTFQMSVDLNLSSVTPEDWTRYNCVFQLSGVNEDIVTKLDKAVIRTNWVTPTNMTVPVAVGVVVLALTFISAAGFIVYNKRKAISPPPSINPPPSISPPPSPDNSVDLSDWQNPKI; the protein is encoded by the exons atgaaaacgttattgttgttgcttctccTCTGCcacgtttcatcaccag tgctacactCCCTGAAGCATTTCATAACTGCATCAACTGGAATCGCAAACATCCCAGAATTTGTGGCAACAGTAGAAGTTGATGAACTTCTGGTGGGGTCCTGTGACAGCCACAACAGGCTGGAAGCAATACAGGACATAGCAAAAAAATTTAGCACAGAGTATCCTGAGCGGTTTGATCGGTACAGACAACAGTGTTTCAATGTGATGCCAATATACATATCCTGCACTTACGATTTGATGAGCCTCTTCAATCAAACTGGAG gcgTCCATGTTTTACAAGAGGTGGATGGCGttgagtgggatgatgagactggagaggtcaaaggttttgctcagtttggttatgatggagaagacttcATGAAATGGAATCGGAAAAACTTTACATGGATCGCTCAAAGACCTGAGGCTGACATCGTCAGACCGATATGGGATGCCACTGAACTTTTAAGAGAATTCTATGTGGGTGTTTTGACTCAGATTTatccagaacagctgaagaagtCTGTGGAGTATGGGAGGAgctttctgctgagaacag atcttccctcagtgtctctcctccagaagactccctcctctccagtcagctgcctcgctacaggtttctaccctcacagagcctcactcttCTGGAGCAAAGACGGAGAGGAGCtacatgaggaggtggaccacggagagatcctcaccaaccacgatggaaccttccagatgagtgttgacctgaacctttcatcagtcacacctgaagactggacgaggtacaactgtgtgtttcagctctctggtgtgaacGAGGACATCGTCACCAAACTGGACAAAGCAGTGATCAGAACCAACTGgg TGACGCCCACTAACATGACTGTCCCCGTCGCTGTTGGagtggttgttcttgctctcacTTTTATcagtgctgctggattcatcgtttacaacaagaggaaag ccatcagccctccacctt ccatcaACCCTCCACctt ccatcagccctccacctt ctcctgacaacagcgTAGATCTCTCTGACTGGCAGAATCCAAAGAtctga
- the LOC115578664 gene encoding major histocompatibility complex class I-related gene protein-like isoform X3: MKTLLLLLLLCHVSSPVLHSLKHFITASTGIANIPEFVATVEVDELLVGSCDSHNRLEAIQDIAKKFSTEYPERFDRYRQQCFNVMPIYISCTYDLMSLFNQTGGVHVLQEVDGVEWDDETGEVKGFAQFGYDGEDFMKWNRKNFTWIAQRPEADIVRPIWDATELLREFYVGVLTQIYPEQLKKSVEYGRSFLLRTDLPSVSLLQKTPSSPVSCLATGFYPHRASLFWSKDGEELHEEVDHGEILTNHDGTFQMSVDLNLSSVTPEDWTRYNCVFQLSGVNEDIVTKLDKAVIRTNWVTPTNMTVPVAVGVVVLALTFISAAGFIVYNKRKAISPPPSPDNSVDLSDWQNPKI; the protein is encoded by the exons atgaaaacgttattgttgttgcttctccTCTGCcacgtttcatcaccag tgctacactCCCTGAAGCATTTCATAACTGCATCAACTGGAATCGCAAACATCCCAGAATTTGTGGCAACAGTAGAAGTTGATGAACTTCTGGTGGGGTCCTGTGACAGCCACAACAGGCTGGAAGCAATACAGGACATAGCAAAAAAATTTAGCACAGAGTATCCTGAGCGGTTTGATCGGTACAGACAACAGTGTTTCAATGTGATGCCAATATACATATCCTGCACTTACGATTTGATGAGCCTCTTCAATCAAACTGGAG gcgTCCATGTTTTACAAGAGGTGGATGGCGttgagtgggatgatgagactggagaggtcaaaggttttgctcagtttggttatgatggagaagacttcATGAAATGGAATCGGAAAAACTTTACATGGATCGCTCAAAGACCTGAGGCTGACATCGTCAGACCGATATGGGATGCCACTGAACTTTTAAGAGAATTCTATGTGGGTGTTTTGACTCAGATTTatccagaacagctgaagaagtCTGTGGAGTATGGGAGGAgctttctgctgagaacag atcttccctcagtgtctctcctccagaagactccctcctctccagtcagctgcctcgctacaggtttctaccctcacagagcctcactcttCTGGAGCAAAGACGGAGAGGAGCtacatgaggaggtggaccacggagagatcctcaccaaccacgatggaaccttccagatgagtgttgacctgaacctttcatcagtcacacctgaagactggacgaggtacaactgtgtgtttcagctctctggtgtgaacGAGGACATCGTCACCAAACTGGACAAAGCAGTGATCAGAACCAACTGgg TGACGCCCACTAACATGACTGTCCCCGTCGCTGTTGGagtggttgttcttgctctcacTTTTATcagtgctgctggattcatcgtttacaacaagaggaaag ccatcagccctccacctt ctcctgacaacagcgTAGATCTCTCTGACTGGCAGAATCCAAAGAtctga
- the LOC115578662 gene encoding major histocompatibility complex class I-related gene protein-like has product MWGLNNSEQLIQLGPSLTRLHQIKMRALLLLLLFCHVSSPVIHSLKYITTASSGLPDFPEFVAAAVVDENLVLYCDGSKKMIKVKHDWVKKVYDNDPNHLEEYKRACFEWLQTHFKATINSLIQRFNQSRGVHILQRMVGCEWDDVTGEVIGFNQYGYDGEDFMSFDLKTETWNASKPQAVLTKLKWDADKTRMKFNQHYLTVIYPDWLKKYVAYGRSSLLRTDLPSVSLLQKTPSSPVSCLATGFYPHRASLVWRKDGEELHEEVDHGEILPNHDGTFQMSVDLNLSSVTPEDWTRYDCVFQLSGVKEEIITKLEKDRIRTNWVEPSNMTVLVTAAVVVLALILIGAAGFIVYKKKKAINPPSSPDNSTELSEQLNPET; this is encoded by the exons ATGTGGGGGTTAAATAACAGTGAACAGCTGATCCAGCTCGGTCCTTCACTAACtcgtcttcatcaaatcaagatgagagctttattgttgttgcttctcttctgtcatgtttcatcaccag TGATACACTCTCTGAAGTATATCACCACTGCATCTTCTGGACTCCCAGACTTCCCGGAGtttgttgcagctgcagtggtTGATGAAAATCTGGTGCTTTACTGTGACGGCAGCAAAAAGATGatcaaagtaaaacatgactGGGTGAAAAAAGTATACGACAATGATCCGAACCACTTGGAGGAGTACAAAAGAGCATGTTTTGAGTGGTTGCAAACTCATTTCAAAGCCACAATCAATAGTTTGATACAGCGCTTCAACCAAAGTagag gtgttcaCATTTTACAGAGGATGGTtggctgtgagtgggatgatgtGACCGGAGAGGTTATTGGCTTTAATCAGtatggttatgatggagaagacttcATGTCATTCGACCTGAAGACAGAGACATGGAATGCTTCAAAACCACAGGCTGTCCTCACCAAACTGAAATGGGATGCTGACAAAACTAGAATGAAATTCAATCAGCATTACCTCACAGTGATTtaccctgattggctgaagaAGTATGTGGCCTATGGGAGGAGCtctctgctgagaacag atcttccctcagtgtctctcctccagaagactccctcctctccagtcagctgcctcgctacaggtttctaccctcacagagcctcactcgtctggaggaaagatggagaggagcttcatgaggaggtggaccacggagagatcctccccaaccacgatggaaccttccagatgagtgttgacctgaacctttcatcagtcacacctgaagactggacgaggtacgactgtgtgtttcagctctctggtgtgaaggaggaaatcatcaccaaactggagaaagatcggatcagaaccaactggg tggagcccagtaacatgaccgtcctcgtcactgctgcagtggttgttcttgctctcattctcatcggtgctgctggattcatcgtttacaaaaagaagaaag ccatcaaccctccatctt ctcctgacaacagcacagagctctctgagcagctgaatccagagacctga
- the LOC115578675 gene encoding uncharacterized protein LOC115578675 encodes MESKRKRNWREEEILFLVELVEERKLIIKGKFSPTLTSHDKKQAWEDIGNQLYTSQAFSHLSPADCEKKWYNVLSKSRPEIAAFKACSMRTGGGPPGKDLSAVAEVVQRILGEDNPSISVLDGGQDPAAMKLELLSKGLDRDALRESPVSPGISDAHSPCALTRCSQAQALRVRQRASISPQCHPLLATPNHLGHLWRSLKYLGE; translated from the exons ATGGAATCAAAAAGAAAACGCAATTGGCGAGAGGAGGAGATACTGTTCTTAGTGGAGCTAGTTGAGGAAAGGAAGCTCATCATTAAAGGCAAGTTCAGCCCAACGCTTACCAGCCACGATAAAAAACAGGCATGGGAAGACATAGGGAATCAACTATACACTTCTCAAGCCTTCAGCCATCTGTCACCAGCTGACTGCGAGAAAAAGTGGTATAACGTTCTCTCGAAAAGCAGACCTGAAATCGCAGCTTTCAAGGCCTGCTCCATGCGCACTG GTGGAGGACCACCTGGCAAAGACTTGAGCGCAGTTGCAGAAGTTGTGCAGCGCATACTTGGAGAAGATAACCCCAGCATCTCCGTGTTGGACGGCGGCCAGGATCCAGCTGCGATGAAGCTCGAGTTGCTTTCAAAAGG tttggatcgAGATGCATTAAGAGAGTCTCCTGTGTCCCCGGGCATCTCTGACGCGCACTCTCCCTGTGCTTTGACGCGGTGCAGCCAGGCGCAAGCACTTCGTGTGAGGCAACGGGCATCAATCTCGCCTCAGTGCCATCCCCTGCTGGCAACTCCTAACCACTTAGGACACCTCTGGAGGTCTCTTAAATATCTGGGAGAGTAG
- the LOC115578664 gene encoding major histocompatibility complex class I-related gene protein-like isoform X2, translating into MKTLLLLLLLCHVSSPVLHSLKHFITASTGIANIPEFVATVEVDELLVGSCDSHNRLEAIQDIAKKFSTEYPERFDRYRQQCFNVMPIYISCTYDLMSLFNQTGGVHVLQEVDGVEWDDETGEVKGFAQFGYDGEDFMKWNRKNFTWIAQRPEADIVRPIWDATELLREFYVGVLTQIYPEQLKKSVEYGRSFLLRTDLPSVSLLQKTPSSPVSCLATGFYPHRASLFWSKDGEELHEEVDHGEILTNHDGTFQMSVDLNLSSVTPEDWTRYNCVFQLSGVNEDIVTKLDKAVIRTNWVTPTNMTVPVAVGVVVLALTFISAAGFIVYNKRKAISPPPSISPPPSPDNSVDLSDWQNPKI; encoded by the exons atgaaaacgttattgttgttgcttctccTCTGCcacgtttcatcaccag tgctacactCCCTGAAGCATTTCATAACTGCATCAACTGGAATCGCAAACATCCCAGAATTTGTGGCAACAGTAGAAGTTGATGAACTTCTGGTGGGGTCCTGTGACAGCCACAACAGGCTGGAAGCAATACAGGACATAGCAAAAAAATTTAGCACAGAGTATCCTGAGCGGTTTGATCGGTACAGACAACAGTGTTTCAATGTGATGCCAATATACATATCCTGCACTTACGATTTGATGAGCCTCTTCAATCAAACTGGAG gcgTCCATGTTTTACAAGAGGTGGATGGCGttgagtgggatgatgagactggagaggtcaaaggttttgctcagtttggttatgatggagaagacttcATGAAATGGAATCGGAAAAACTTTACATGGATCGCTCAAAGACCTGAGGCTGACATCGTCAGACCGATATGGGATGCCACTGAACTTTTAAGAGAATTCTATGTGGGTGTTTTGACTCAGATTTatccagaacagctgaagaagtCTGTGGAGTATGGGAGGAgctttctgctgagaacag atcttccctcagtgtctctcctccagaagactccctcctctccagtcagctgcctcgctacaggtttctaccctcacagagcctcactcttCTGGAGCAAAGACGGAGAGGAGCtacatgaggaggtggaccacggagagatcctcaccaaccacgatggaaccttccagatgagtgttgacctgaacctttcatcagtcacacctgaagactggacgaggtacaactgtgtgtttcagctctctggtgtgaacGAGGACATCGTCACCAAACTGGACAAAGCAGTGATCAGAACCAACTGgg TGACGCCCACTAACATGACTGTCCCCGTCGCTGTTGGagtggttgttcttgctctcacTTTTATcagtgctgctggattcatcgtttacaacaagaggaaag ccatcagccctccacctt ccatcagccctccacctt ctcctgacaacagcgTAGATCTCTCTGACTGGCAGAATCCAAAGAtctga
- the LOC115578674 gene encoding major histocompatibility complex class I-related gene protein-like has protein sequence MRTLLLLLLFCHVSSPVRHSLKFVLTGSTGFPNFPDFMAAVLVDDILVGYCDTNKKIVEPKQDWVKTLLEADPEHAEMFTQQCVERTSVYFRITIDNLKRQYNQSEGVHILQRVNGCEWDDETGEIIGFNQYGYDGEDFISYDLKTETWIAPKHQAFITKQRWDAEKYRIKENENYLTVIFPEWLKKYLDYGRSSLLKTELPSVSLLQKTPSSPVSCLATGFYPHRASLVWRKDGEELHEEVDRREILPNHDGTFQMSVDLNLSSVTPEDWTRYDCVFQLSGVNEEIITKLEKDRIRTNWEEPSKVTILIIVIVVLIAVVLIATMEFTKLKKVNMALKKRKGCKRTEQEAAPNHI, from the exons ATGAgaacgttattgttgttgcttctcttctgtcacgtttcatcaccag tcaGACACTCCCTAAAGTTTGTTCTGACCGGATCGACTGGATTCCCAAACTTCCCAGATTTCATGGCAGCTGTGCTGGTTGATGACATTCTGGTTGGTTACTGCGACACCAACAAAAAGATCGTAGAACCAAAACAGGACTGGGTGAAGACATTATTAGAAGCCGACCCTGAGCACGCGGAGATGTTCACTCAGCAGTGTGTTGAGAGGACTTCTGTCTACTTCAGAATCACTATTGACAATTTGAAACGGCAATACAACCAAAGTGAAG gtgttcaCATTTTACAGAGGGTGAAcggctgtgagtgggatgatgagaccgGAGAGATTATTGGTTTTAATCAGtatggttatgatggagaagacttcATATCATATGACCTGAAGACAGAGACATGGATCGCTCCAAAACATCAGGCTTTCATCACCAAACAGAGATGGGATGCTGAGAAATATAGAATAAAAGAGAATGAGAATTACCTCACAGTGATTTTCCCTGAGTGGCTGAAGAAGTATTTGGACTATGGGAGGAGCTCTCTGCTGAAAACAG agcttccctcagtgtctctcctccagaagactccctcctctccagtcagctgcctcgctacaggtttctaccctcacagagcctcactcgtctggaggaaagatggagaggagcttcatgaggaggtaGACCGCAGAGAGATCCTCCCCAAtcacgatggaaccttccagatgagtgttgacctgaacctttcatcagtcacacctgaagactggacgaggtacgactgtgtgtttcagctctctggtgtgaacgaggaaatcatcaccaaactggagaaagatcggatcagGACCAACTGGG AGGAGCCGAGTAAAGTCACCATCCTGATTATTGTCATAGTGGTTCTTATTGCTGTCGTCCTGATCGCTACTATGGAATTTACAAAATTGAAAAAG GTGAACATGGCtctgaagaaaaggaaaggatgtAAGAGGACGGAGCAGGAAGCTGCACCGAACCACATATAG